From the genome of Vicia villosa cultivar HV-30 ecotype Madison, WI linkage group LG2, Vvil1.0, whole genome shotgun sequence, one region includes:
- the LOC131645813 gene encoding deaminated glutathione amidase, chloroplastic/cytosolic has protein sequence MREIQCSMNQIYRLNTPSTQIHSSPFLRFRASLSVAGDSTMSTNSLRVAAAQMTSITDLAANFTTCSRLVKEAASAGAKLLCFPEAFSFVGTNDGDSVRIAQPLDGPIMDQYCSLARESSIWLSLGGFQEKGSDSQHLFNTHVIVDDTGKIQSTYRKIHLFDVDVSGGRVYKESSFTEAGKDVVAVDSPIGRLGLTVCYDLRFPDIYQLLRFQHGAQILLVPSAFTKLTGEAHWEILLRARAIENQCYVIAAAQAGAHNHKRESYGDTLIIDPWGTIVGRLPDRSSTGIVVADIDLSLVDSVREKMPIAEQRKSFGFWKAAAL, from the exons ATGAGAGAAATTCAATGTTCAATGAATCAAATTTATAGACTCAACACTCCTTCTACTCAAATTCACTCATCACCATTCCTCCGATTTCGAGCCTCTCTCTCCGTCGCCGGCGATTCAACCATGTCCACCAACTCACTCCGAGTCGCCGCCGCTCAAATGACTTCCATCACCGACCTCGCTGCCAATTTCACCACCTGTTCTCGTCTTGTCAAA GAAGCTGCATCAGCTGGAGCGAAATTGCTTTGTTTTCCTGAAGCTTTTTCTTTCGTTGGTACTAATGATGGTGATAGTGTTAGAATTGCTCAACCTTTGGATGGTCCAATTATGGATCAATACTGCTCTTTAGCCAG AGAGTCTAGCATTTGGTTGTCACTTGGAGGGTTCCAAGAAAAAGGATCTGATTCACAGCACTTGTTTAATACACATGTTATTGTGGATGATACTGGGAAGATTCAAAGTACTTACAGAAAAATTCACTT gttTGATGTAGATGTTTCTGGTGGAAGGGTGTATAAAGAAAGTAGTTTTACAGAAGCAG GCAAGGATGTTGTTGCAGTAGACAGTCCCATTGGGCGTTTGGGCCTTACTGTTTGCTACGATTTGAGATTTCCAGATATTTACCAGTTGTTACGTTTCCAACATGGAGCGCAG ATACTGTTAGTGCCTTCAGCATTCACTAAATTGACTGGTGAAGCACATTGGGAAATTCTTCTTCGTGCTCGTGCAATTGAGAATCAATGCTAT GTCATAGCTGCTGCACAAGCTGGCGCACACAATCACAAAAGAGAAAGCTACGGCGACACATTAATTATCGATCCATGGGGAACCATTGTTGGTCGCTTACCAG ATCGTTCATCTACCGGAATTGTGGTAGCTGATATTGATTTATCATTAGTTGATTCAGTAAGAGAGAAGATGCCTATTGCTGAG CAAAGGAAGTCATTTGGATTCTGGAAAGCTGCAGCTCTATAG